In a genomic window of Bemisia tabaci chromosome 1, PGI_BMITA_v3:
- the LOC109038196 gene encoding uncharacterized protein, whose product MDLNEMSREELAQELHTSRIKLMQQQKMIDECAAIESDYHALELKYDECEKNLQKLVRAKEKADEEIETLREMIEQEHILNEKLTEELENSKKQANVPPSPSPAGCNCDSFILSLQHKVKEMEEELDAMKNHNAELIKQYSELEGNYQSTAHQLENMTSLYESKREELLNSRQMIENLTEDKVLLEAELNQLRVPDVNVNQRGNSLFAEVEDKRQSTAKNLEVMKIKYNKLSQKYTQAHEELKKLKEENIELLNEASNDKVRRIEAKMMESYRTRIKDLEKQLAVYSKRPESPVIQTIDIRDLEVVSGMLDRARSDAESLRVELLRKSQSEHEQGLHCYMAERKLRMSETSIKAKEKEIAKLNARLSELEETAKEYEKLRREIESGNKENGAPQESKKSTKSVRFCANVVSQEGELNKAKLVRQPKVFNQMIMAQKAPNHVLQVSNEEKNKDALKKAE is encoded by the exons ATGGACCTGAACGAAATGAGCAGGGaa gAGCTGGCCCAGGAGCTACATACAAGCAGGATTAAACTAATGCAGCAACAAAAAATGATTGATGAATGCGCAGCTATTGAATCTGATTATCATGCTCTGGAATTGAAATACGATGAGTgtgaaaaaaatctgcaaaaattggTGCGTGCTAAAGAGAAGGCTGATGAAGAG ATTGAAACTTTAAGAGAAATGATCGAACAAGAACAtatattgaatgaaaaattaactgAAGAGTTGGAAAATTCCAAGAAACAAGCGAATGTTCCACCGTCTCCTTCTCCTGCTGGATGTAATTGCGATTCATTTATACTATCCCTCCAA cacAAAGTCAAAGAGATGGAAGAAGAACTGGACGCAATGAAGAATCATAATGCGGAACTAATAAAACAATATAGCGAATTGGAGGGTAATTACCAATCTACTGCGCATCAACTTGAGAACATGACCTCATTGTATGAATCCAAGAGAGAGGAGCTCCTAAACTCACGGCAGATGATagag AATTTAACGGAAGATAAAGTTCTTTTGGAAGCAGAGCTTAACCAACTCAGAGTGCCTGATGTCAATGTGAACCAGCGAGGTAATTCATTGTTTGCAGAGGTGGAAGACAAACGACAGAGCACAGCTAAAAATCTAGAGGTTATGAAGATCAAGTACAACAAATTAAGCCAAAAATACACTCAAGCTCATGAAGAGCTCAAGAAATTAAAG GAAGAAAATATTGAGTTGCTGAACGAGGCAAGTAATGATAAAGTTCGACGTATTGAAGCAAAAATGATGGAATCTTACAGAACTAGGATTAAG gATTTAGAAAAACAATTAGCTGTATACTCTAAACGTCCTGAGTCTCCAGTCATTCAAACAATCGATATACGTGACCTAGAAGTGGTCTCTGGAATGCTGGATCGAGCACGAAGTGACGCAGAGAGCCTCCGAGTAGAACTACTACGCAAAAGTCAGTCGGAACACGAGCAGGGTTTGCATTGTTATATGGCAGAGCGGAAACTGCGAATGTCTGAAACATCTATTAAAGCAAAAGAGAAGGAAATTGCAAAACTAAATGCACGCCTGAGTGAACTTGAGGAGACAGCAAAAGAGTACGAAAAGTTAAGAAGAGAAATTGAATCGGGTAACAAAGAAAATGGTGCCCCACAAGAGAGCAAAAAATCAACTAAATCCGTTCGCTTCTGTGCAAATGTTGTCAGTCAAGAAGGAGAATTGAACAAAGCAAAATTAGTTAGGCAGCCAAAAGTATTCAATCAAATGATTATGGCTCAAAAAGCACCAAATCATGTGTTACAGGTCAGTAATGAAGAAAAGAATAAAGATGCTTTGAAGAAAGCTGAATGA